CTATACATACATTTTCACAAATAAACTGTCCAAGACTAATTATTTTAGATGTCTCTTCACAATAATTGTGATGGAGAAACGACCAATTCAAATTGAATGGATTTAAAATAATGTTACGACATGGATCGGGATTAAAAATTTTTCCATTTTCATCCATTAAATAATATTTAAATTTAATCACTTGAAAGGTCTGGTTTAAATTTTCAAGTTGCAAATAGTTAGTTACTAAGATCTGATTATGAGTTATTAAATGGTAAGATGAATAAAAATTCTCAATTGGAAGGCATGTTCCTAAAGGGCCCAACGAATTCCTAATTGGAATTAGGGGATCTTTTTTAATTGATTCTTTTATCACACTGTGATATTTTACATCCTTGAATGGCCCCATTCGAGAACAATTGGCTGCTGACAAAATTATCAACGACTGACATTCCTTATTTCTATTCAACAACGTATGAATAGTTCCTTGAGGTTGGTTAAGAGATTGTTGAATTTTTGCCTTGGAATAGGAATAAATGGAAGAAAAGGGGTTGATATTGGTACAATCTGATCCATTATCAGAGAGCAATTCTGACCCCGACGGATCATTCCTTTTTCCGATATACGAAATAGGGGATTTCACTAAGTTAATTCTTAGGAAATGTCGAATCAAACCATTTGTGCTTATTTCAACAAAAGAAGCACGGGCTTCTTCGCAAGAAGAACTTTTTTTGTCTTGGTTCCAATTCAATACTAAACAAGTCCGAACTAATTGAATACTTGTGTCAGAAATTCCTCGAATCGGTTTGCCATTTCCATAAAGGATATAATTGACAATTCGAAGTTGCACATTATCCCTTTCCTGCAATGGATCCGGTGGAAAAAGGGTTGCTAAATTTATACCGTCCGTTATTTCATATGTGACGACAGGTCGAACTAAAACAAAAAACCTTTTCTTACTAGGTGTAATCCGTTGGACATAGACCCAATTTTTAACTTTTTTGGATTCCTTGGAATTTCTTTTTCCTGTTCCTGATGGTATCAAAACGCCGGTATGTCTGGATATCTTATCTGTCTCTCCGGGAAAATGGATATCTCCAGAAAAGATTTTAAGTTCAATTCGTTTGTTTTTTCTCTCCACCCGGACCAACCCACCGACTCGGCTTCTTAGATTTAAGGTGATTTGTGTATCTACCCCAACGATACTGTTGTTCCGTACCATTATAGAAGAAGATCCGGGCAAGATATGCACCTCTTCAGGAATGAAAAAAAATCGATCTACTTTCATTTGGTATTTTGACCGAAATTCCTTGACTCCTCGATACTCAATCAAATCCTCTTTTTTGATGACTGAATGCGTTTCTATAGTCCCATATTTAATAATGCCCGAACTCTTTCTTCTGTATCGAGGATCATCGAAATAAGCAAGAATACTATTTCGACGGAAAATACCATTTACAGGGATTTCAATCGAGATACCTGAACAGGGCATTAGTTGATTCTCGAGTTCTTGAATCGAATGTAGTGGAATGATGAATTTATTTCTTCGCCTTTTTGACAATAAATCAGAATTCTCGTGGAGAATAGGCGAATATACGAGATTATACTGACCAGTACATATGATTCGATTAAGGTCTGAATAATCAGGAATCCTATCTTCTTTTTTAACATAAAAATCCGAACTAAATAATTTCTGCCTCGCCTGATCATCGGTTACTGAGAGGTTAGAAGTATATCTTCGCTTGCCAGAAAGAGAATGCGCATTCATTTGATCCTGATCCTTGTGGATCGAAAGGTAGACTAGACTGGACCTGCACGGCCCTCCTAATAATATCCATAAATGACTTGTTTTTGGTAATAGATGAACATTACCGTATGTAAATTCGGGTGCATGATAGACATCGGTACTCCAGTGCATTTCTCCGTCTGAATCAGAATAAATATGTTTTCGAACCTTCTCTTTAAAATTCAAAGTGGATATTCCTGCGCGAATCTCAGCAATTACTTGTTCTGATTCTACATATTGATCGTTTTGAACTAAAAGCAAACTTTTGGGTGGAATATTCACATTATGTAGAATATCTTCACTCTCAATAGTTACATACAAGTCTATAGAACATAGAAAGGCGGGATGCCCATGACGTGTACGTGTCGGATGAACCAAATCCTCATTGAATTTTATTTTTCCATTAGATGGGGCTCGCACATGTTCTGCAGTACCCCCCGTGAATACTCCTCCGGTATGAAAAGTTCTTAATGTTAATTGAGTACCCGGTTCTCCAATCGATTGACCTGCAATAATACCTACAGCTTCCCCCAACTCAACCAGGTCGCCATGAGTAGGACTCCGGCCATAACATAATCGACAAATCCAAGATGTACTCCTACAAGTAAAGGGAGTTCGAATAGAGATTGGTTGTGCCCGAAAGGTTATGAATCGATTTACAAGTCCAATGCCAATGTCTTGATTTCTAGTGGCAATACATCGCGAACCCATGTATATATCATCTGCTAATACACGGCCAATTAATGTTTGACTAAAAATCCTTTCCGGCATCATCCCATTCCGAGGACTCACAGAAATACCCCGGGCGGTGCCACAATCCGTTCGACGGACAACAATGTGTTGAACTACTTCAACAAGTCTGCGAGTGAGATATCCAGCGTCTGATGTTCGTACAGCAGTATCCACAACTCCTTTACGGGCTCCGTAGCAAGAAATGATGTATTCTGTTAAAGAGAGTCCTTCGCGCAAATTGCTTTGAATAGGTAAATCAATCATTTGTCCTTGAGGATCCGACATTAATCCTCTCATACCTACTAATTGATGTACCTGAGATGCATTTCCTCTAGCTCCCGAGAAAGACATTATATGAACTGGATTAAAAGGGTCAGTCATCCTAAAATTCGGATT
This region of Capsicum annuum chloroplast, complete genome genomic DNA includes:
- the rpoC2 gene encoding RNA polymerase beta'' subunit, giving the protein MEVLMAERANLVFHNKAIDGTAMKRLISRLIEHFGMAYTSHILDQVKTLGFQQATATSISLGIDDLLTIPSKGWLVQDAEQQSLILEKHHHYGNVHAVEKLRQSIEIWYATSEYLRQEMNPNFRMTDPFNPVHIMSFSGARGNASQVHQLVGMRGLMSDPQGQMIDLPIQSNLREGLSLTEYIISCYGARKGVVDTAVRTSDAGYLTRRLVEVVQHIVVRRTDCGTARGISVSPRNGMMPERIFSQTLIGRVLADDIYMGSRCIATRNQDIGIGLVNRFITFRAQPISIRTPFTCRSTSWICRLCYGRSPTHGDLVELGEAVGIIAGQSIGEPGTQLTLRTFHTGGVFTGGTAEHVRAPSNGKIKFNEDLVHPTRTRHGHPAFLCSIDLYVTIESEDILHNVNIPPKSLLLVQNDQYVESEQVIAEIRAGISTLNFKEKVRKHIYSDSDGEMHWSTDVYHAPEFTYGNVHLLPKTSHLWILLGGPCRSSLVYLSIHKDQDQMNAHSLSGKRRYTSNLSVTDDQARQKLFSSDFYVKKEDRIPDYSDLNRIICTGQYNLVYSPILHENSDLLSKRRRNKFIIPLHSIQELENQLMPCSGISIEIPVNGIFRRNSILAYFDDPRYRRKSSGIIKYGTIETHSVIKKEDLIEYRGVKEFRSKYQMKVDRFFFIPEEVHILPGSSSIMVRNNSIVGVDTQITLNLRSRVGGLVRVERKNKRIELKIFSGDIHFPGETDKISRHTGVLIPSGTGKRNSKESKKVKNWVYVQRITPSKKRFFVLVRPVVTYEITDGINLATLFPPDPLQERDNVQLRIVNYILYGNGKPIRGISDTSIQLVRTCLVLNWNQDKKSSSCEEARASFVEISTNGLIRHFLRINLVKSPISYIGKRNDPSGSELLSDNGSDCTNINPFSSIYSYSKAKIQQSLNQPQGTIHTLLNRNKECQSLIILSAANCSRMGPFKDVKYHSVIKESIKKDPLIPIRNSLGPLGTCLPIENFYSSYHLITHNQILVTNYLQLENLNQTFQVIKFKYYLMDENGKIFNPDPCRNIILNPFNLNWSFLHHNYCEETSKIISLGQFICENVCIAKNGPPLKSGQVILVQVDSIVIRSAKPYLATPGATVHGHYGETLYEGDTLVTFIYEKSRSGDITQGLPKVEQVLEVRSIDSISMNLEKRVEGWNKCITRILGIPWGFLIGAELTIAQSRISLVNKIQQVYRSQGVQIHNRHIEIIVRQITSKVLVSEDGLSNVFSPGELIGLLRAERMGRALEEAICYRVVLLGITRASLNTQSFISEASFQETARVLAKAALRGRIDWLKGLKENVVLGGVIPVGTGFKGLVHPSKQHNNIPLETKKKNLFEGEMRDILFHHRKLFDSCLSKKFHDIPEQSFIGFNDS